Within Etheostoma cragini isolate CJK2018 chromosome 24, CSU_Ecrag_1.0, whole genome shotgun sequence, the genomic segment TTTACTACTAGGGATTGTCATCCAAATGCACTGGAAGAGATCTTAAGTAATACAATCCTCGTGGAATTGAATGAAGGAATCCCCACACAGATTTTGATGCAACTAGCCAGTtatcaatcaaaaaaaaaaaaaaagatagaaaagaaaattgtgtgtgtgaacgtaATGTTAGCGTCAGACGCAACACGTTTATACTGGAGGAAAGAGTGACTAACGAATGCGTCTCTGTGCCAGCAGTATCTCATTCTGAACCCAAGAGCGTTGGTCATTCGTCCATTATGACATCATAGTCCCACAGCAATGACCTCATGTCATGTAATCAATTAACgcaaaaggagagagggagagagagagagagagagagagaaaccgaaagaaaaagaggaaatctGGAAAGACCTTGAAAGAAAAGCATAAGAGAAAATAATCCATTCTCCAATTATTAATGACAACTGTCCATCAACATTATCGTGTGATTGTTATTAGGTTTCAATGTTAAATTGTCTGAGTTTGAATACTAAAAactggccaaaaaaaaaagatacaccTGCAGAAATGATGAGTGTAAATCAGTAATGCTGtaagtaaagaaaacaaattggcagttgTAGCCTCTACTTTACTCTAAGGGTAATGGTTtttccatcagcctcagctgcacaTTTTAGCATGCGAACATGCTAAAATAGGATGGTGAGCATGGTAAACATACCTGCTAAACATGCATGTTAGCATGGTCATTGTAGGCATGCTGATGTTAGTTGTAGCTTAGGATATTTTAAAGTGTGGTAGTATGAGATACTTATTAGCTTTTCATagtcattttattacataagtaGAAGGCGGTCTGCACGCCctcagtttggagaagcaggcaggagtcCCAGCACAAAAGcaaagcaatgtactgctgtggatggGGGCAGCAGctgaaaatatttgatttatattatttttatcctaaaaaaaaagaaaaaaaaggcccaccaaaaaaaaatgaaaaaaaagaaatatcaatGTCTCAACCTTGTGAGCAGGCAGCCTTTTCCTACGGGGAACTGAAGCAGTTATCTATGCTCTTGTCAAAGTCACCTGACTatattgacaaaaacaacaccagaGTTGCTGGTTTACCGCTGCTTAGATAAGTTAGTTTGTATGTTCTATTGCGTGACTTTTGGGTTACAAAAAGATCAGGAGCTAACAAATTAACCAATCAAGGCAGTGATAGGCCAGCAACCCGTGTTCTGCGAggtaaaatgattgtttttgtcaatggagtctggtggctttgatgAGAGTTTAGATACCAGCTTCAGTTCCCCCTGTGTACACTACAAGGCCGTTTGAAAGCAAGGTAAagctgtgaaaatattttaaatagtgtATGCTTTAACTAATACAGATTTTTTAGGTGgccttttttaaagttgtctAAGACAGATTTTGCTGTTGCCCccatccacagcagtacattacCTAGCTTCTGTGCCTGTCCTCCTGCTGCCAACCGCCATCCACTGTATGTAATACAATGAAtatggataagtacctcatacaaccctacttcaaaaaaaatctaactctCCCTTTGAAGCACCACTGTAAAGCCTCACAGAGTATGGCTGTAGCCTCTTAGTCTTGTAGTcaatgtttagaaaaagaagaattgtAAAACATTAATTGATGCCATAGGTTACACATATGTTGAGATATGAGATGGCTAAAaagacagggggagagagagagagacagacagataacaTCGGAGATCTGGTTTCTGTTTAGGTAATGCCAGCTGTACCAGTCCGTTCCCTCTCAGTCTGGGAAACTAAACAACCACGCTCACTCCCCGGAGGAAGAATTAATGTGTGACACTCTCAGCTGACATCTTATCCCCACAGATGATACAGTAGCCAGTCAGAcaatttaccttttttctttcatctacTGTATCTTGGAGGGGAACAGAGTCATCTATCATGACGGCAGAAAAATCATTATGGCGATGACTCACAGCAGCAATGTTTTATAGCTCTACGGTAAACTGAGATTTCATTCATGGACCTGATCCACCACATAAAGCCATCTCTGTacaacaattataataataatgtgggtGTTGGTTGAGCTGACAATATCCTGTCTGTTTGGTCCATTTAAACCGCGGATGGGATTTAAGCAGGGCTAATGCACTTTTAAGAAATTCACAGAAGCGCCTACGTAGGAGACTCAAAGTTGCTAGTTTAACTTGTCATGGAGGGCACATTCAGGAAGGGTAGCAGAAAGAAATTGATTTCCTGACAGGCATGATCTAGAAAAGGTGATTCGTGCTTTTATTAGTTCACGGTTGGATTACTATAATGCGCTttatgttggtctgaatcaAACCCCCTCACGTCTTCAACAATGCTGTTGCTTGGTTTTTGACAAATACAtctagacgtgcacacatcactcccgtgTTCTACACCCTACATTGGCTCCCATTGCCTTTCAGAATCTATTTCAAGATTTTTTCGTTTGTTTTCAAGGCCTTAAATGACTCGGCCCCAGAGTATCTGTCCAAGATTTTAACACTGCGTCAGCGGTCTTCAATCAACTGGTCTTAGAAGTCCTaaggtccaggtataaatggtagggtgatcaggcttttgtggttgctgccccgagactctggaacaagttaccccctgatatttGCACTATTACAGATGTCGCTCTTTTTATGTCCAAACCTATTTGGTTAGAATGACTTGTAATACTTAgtagtggtgtgacaattttcCTCTGCCGTTTCTATATAATCCTTTGATTTTACGGtttatgtttaattaatttttgtgtgatatgttttattcttggtttctgatgtgaAGCAGTCTGGACACCTGCTAGTTACTGTAAAGTGCTACATAAATGCTggttgattgactgattgattgattgattgattgattgattaagtAACCAAAATGACTTTCAGATGCAGTACAAAAATGTAACCTCATTGGTAAACTTGCTCAGATTACAGCATCTTGCTCAAGGGCAGGTATTTTATCACATTGCCTGAGGTGATATCGTTTGAAGTTAATAGCAGTCTGAAAGCTTTAAAAAGGGAGCTACCAGAAATAACAAGAATAGCAATGCtaagacaaagaaaactgaTTTTGCAGCTTCCTTGAGAACTCAAATGCAACAATGTGTGCGGGTGAGGAGAGGACACACGTACCCATAATAACCAACAGTAGCCAACAGCAACATGTTACAACACATTGGTAGCTGAGGTATTCACTGTTTATCCAGCTCAAACCAGCAAAGCTTACACTGTTAACTGAACAGTAATAGTTTCCCTGACTCAACAAATCACCTACCCAATtctaacatttcaaaatataagAGTGTTGCATTTGTGTCTGTTATATTTAATAACCAAAAACAGCATATATTGGGTCTGAAATTTGTGACTTGTGTCAAATGCCAAGACTCTCCTTATGTCTTGTCCCCCCCTCTTAGGGACGTTATCTACAAATACACCGCATTCTGTCAACACATGAAGAACTAAAAGTGTATTTTAGCTAAAGAAATAGCATCATTAAAGTCCCATTTGTCTATATGATTCCTTCCTGTCTTCCAGGCTCCAGTACTGTCAGATGACCAGGCCAGTTTGGAGTCAGTGACGAGCGTGGATCAGCTCATACAGCTTCTATACCCCAAATACACTTTGCTTCAGCACTGCCTGACGAAGAAATCATGGCACGcctcctcttccccctctttttctACCTCCTCAGCAAACCCTTTAGTCCACTCTAAAGATGAGGACCTGTGGGGTCAGCCGAGGGAGGAGGCTCTTTTCAAAATGGACAGGACTTTGGAAGGTAAACATTTAGATACTTCACAAACAAGTACTGTACAGTGAGTTTAGTTGCCAGACAGTGCTTGAGTTTAGATAAAAAGCAAACTAGTGGTTTCTGACATAAGaccattattaatttaatttgtgaaAGTATATATAGTGTACGGAGTACCAGATCACTTCCAAAAACTCaaagcaatatgaaaaaaaatcccaactTAATAATTATAGCCTATTATGGTTATTCAATTCTTTCATATGAAGGGCCAAAGATGTTTCTGGATGAAAGGCCACGCGCCAAAAATCAAACGACGACGTCATGTAAAAATCTATTACATTTGATTCAAAATGAACATTCTAAATCTCAAATAAGATTTTGGCTGCCTCTCAGCCAGTGAAGTGAACATGGCTCGCAGCACATAAGGGAGAACAAGGAGTATACCCTAAATCTTGTAATTCTTCGTGGATAAAACTTACGTCAGGTTTAATAGCACTATTAAACAACAATGTGCTTTACATTGCTGTAAAACTCAGATTAAGTACTTTTTAGCTGCACAAACGCTAGGTTTCATAGTCAATAAAGTTAGGATTTAacagcacttttaaaaataatagaaTAAGCGTGAGCATGTCAAATGCCTTGACGGGCAAATACAAAGGGAGTAGGGGCTAAACTTGGCCCGGGGGCCCCAAACTGGGCAGCCTCGCTTTAAACCCTATAGTGGACTTTTCCAGACAGATTTCTTTGCACCGGAGACAGACAAAAGTAGGAGGTAAATGCAAGATAAAAAACTCATGTTGGAAAGAAGactggaaaatgagaattaGACACATTGGTTGATAATTTCCTGCCATCACCTCAAAACCTCTAATAACAGACCTAAGTGCTCTCTTGTATTTTGATTCAGTTGCtacattgcatttgttttcagtcaTCTTAGAGGAGATCCAGCGGACCTCATGCCAGCCCAGAGAGGTGTGTGTTGAGGTCGCCAAAGAATACCCAGAATCCACCAGTCAGTTCTACCTCCCTCGCTGTGTGGCGCTGCATAGGTGCGGAGGGTGCTGCACCAACGAGGCCTTTTACTGCACCAACACAAGTCACACGTTCGTCAACAAGACAGTAAGTGGCACAGCTGGATTCTTACTTGTATCTGGCCCGTTTACGCTCACGTTAGACAATTCTTAGCACTTAAGTTTTTGTACACACTACATGATCGTGTTGGTATTTTCTGCTCTCACACTTCGAACTGCCTCAGGAAAGAGGACAATGGGAATCTATCCAATTGTGTAACAACTTCATCTGTATCGCAGTCCGCCCTACTGCAGTGGGACACCTTTTGGCTACAACTGGCCATCAAGTCAACACAATACACACGCACAGTTGCACAATCATTACATCAACCTCTGCACAGTCACAACCAGCAATGTTGTAATGAAAGCGGgattggaggaagaagaaaacagaagggaaataaaatgtcgtctctctctctcaccttcaTCTTTCTTCCTGCCAGCTGATGGAACTGTCCCCGCCCAGGATGGATCGCTCAGTCGTCATGGTATCCTTCGTCAACCACACTTCGTGCGAATGCCTCTCCAAGCGGCCGCTCCACTCCATCATACGACGAGCTGCATCAGATCAcctgtgagtgagagtgaggaGTGACGTGTGTGGTGCGTTTGTGTTTACAACCTTTTGAGTCATTTGTCCGGTATCCATGCATTTAGAATGTGTGCCTCTGTGCAGGTGTTCCCCACCTGAAGTTCCCTGTGCCTCCGGGTCATTATGGGATCCAacgaactgtgtgtgtgtctctgcagacACCTTAAACTactcagagagagaaacaggtgAGCTTGAATAAGTCATGTTAGAGTCAAATTATTCAGTTGAGATGACCCATAAGGGGTTTGAGATGAATGAGTACACTTCTGTGCTTGTTTGCTGTGAAATACTGGGTACCTTTAGCATTTTTTGGGCtctaaaaatcaatcaaatgaGTCACGAGGGGACACGTCTCCATTTTAAAGACTTTACTAGCCAAAAAGTGGTGTAGAGAGCAGTAAATATTTCAGGTCCTTATCTGAtaatttaacaaacaaatacaaacaaaaaaaaaagctctgcaCCAATCCAATGCTAGAAAGCAGGGAGGAGTTTTGCCAATTAAAAGCATATATTATAGCAAATGCAATGTTACATCCTCAATAAAAGGGTTGAGACCAGGATGTAAAACAAGCAAAACCTACGCAGTATgttgcattacaaaaaaaacaaacaggatttaCCTCCTCTGTGAGTTTGAATGGTGTGATGACAAAGCAGCAGGTTCAGACTGGGACACCTGATCcaacacaggtgttttcactgatGAATGGGAATCACCTGCTGCAGTTTGGCAGGAGCCTAAAACCTGCAGAGTAATcccttctccccctccccctcctctccgGCACTAATATTTCCCCCACATGCTATAATATTAAGGAATTGTGCTTTAATTTCTAAATAGATGTATTGTTCCACTTGGAAACATAACTGACAACTCCCAAGTTCTGAGAGAGAATGCTAAATCATTCTAAACATGGCTACACCTAAACCCCCACTCAGCAGGTTTAGAGATGTGAGCcagatttcatttaaaaaacaatttaaaataaaagacttaaCCAGCACAGCCGGATGATACGATATGAATTGATCTGAAGCGACTTTCCCCCCGAGGGAATGTTTATTCAATTGTAACATGAgaagcaaaaatgtttttgtggtaTGTTAAGGTACTTGTACAATCATGTAGTGAACTACAATACCTGCCATCTCCagtaacttcttttttttcccctaataATAAACTGGAAAACCTTGCTTAACATAATCCGTAACGGACTGAAAATAGATACCGATGGGAAGCTGTGCATTCtgcagaaagacaaaacaaagctggaaaaacaacttaatacccatttttttaaccttctttCCTTGTGGCTTCCAGAGGCGCTGGACTCGggtctgctggctctctgtGGGCCCAACAGGATTCTGCATGAGTCCACCTGCGAGTGCGTTTGTCGGAATGGACTCACCGAGGACAGCTGCGATCCAGGCTGGAAACTGGACCACAACACCTGTAAGGAAGGGTTACTGAAATATAGTCAACACTATACCACTAATTAAAACCCAAAAATCTGAGtgaaagatttctttttaaagaatatatatGAGGGGATACCAGAAAGAGCCTTAACATTGTCATTCTCCAAAGTGTAACATGCCATTCACATAATAGGTTCTAATGCCTCAATAGGGATGCCAAAGTGCTCTTCTTTTGTGTGagaaagtggtaaaaaaaaagacctatcaatttactgtaaataaaccaaattgcTAAGAACGGGGCTGTCATTCTGAAAGGTGCCAGGCAAGATGGAGCCAGAGTGGATAAACACAGATAGAGGGATCTTGATGGAAAGTAGGCTTTTATGCAACTGTCTAACAAGTCAGAACCTGACCACCAAATATTCAGCAACAAAAAGGTGCACAATCCAATATCTGATCAAGTGTAGTTTTAATTCACCAAATTCAACTCTTCCTTCTCTCAGGTGAATGCCAGTGTGAAGGCCAAGGTGAGGGGAAGTGGTGCCCCACCGGCCAGCGGTGGGATGCCGAGCTGTGTGGCTGCGTGTGTGCCGCTGAGTGTCCCGGGAACCAGCCCCTGAACCCCGACACCTGCCTGTGTCAGTGCAGAGAGAGTGCAAAGTCGTGTCTGCGGCAGGGCAAAAGGTTCAACCCCACCTCCTGCAGGTAGGCGCACAAGTCTGTCCTCGTCCTGGTTTCAACCCTAAGTTCCTCCTTGAGCAAAACCCTGCGGTTCTCAGCTCTGCGGTCTTTTCTCCCCTGTGGAAAGGGTCGCGCAAACAGAGAATGTCTCCTTTGGGGGATGAAATTATCCCAAGTATCCACACTCTGGGTCCCTGCCAACTCCACCCTTAGCTCttagaaccccccccccccctctgtcctaagccaaaaaaatagttttaatagAGCATTAAATATGTTAGCGGCTATGAGGAAGGTGATATAACATGGGCTCAAGGGACAGTAAATACTTCTAGTACATGGTGGCTTAAGAACATAGAACTTGGCACAAAGGATTTTAGAGCAGGTTTTTACTTAAAAGGTATACTGTCTTCATTGATTATTTGGATTGGTTTGTTTGGAAATGCCTGATTGTTACCTGGCAGACCGCAGTCTGTGGTTACTGTGTCCCGTTCCACATATTACTTCACTCTTACTCAGTGTTTTGCATATGTAGCTAAGGACAAGTCAGATCCTGCATTACAATAACTTCCATTTGGAAACAActatttgccattttttttccaagttcaaATGCAGCGTTTGTGCATGTTGATTTATGAGGTACCTGAACCCTTGACTTACACGGGGTAAACTGGTCCAGTCTGCTGTGCTCAGCTGGTCCGTCCTTGTGGTGCCTTCACTAGTCTTTATCCTGGGAATCTGCATAGAAAAGGGGCAAGGAAAGAGCGAGAACCACAGCTTTAAGGGTCAAGCAGTTAAAAAGAGGGGGGAGAAGGCAAGCAAACTCTCAATGGACATGTCACACATTCCGAACTCAAGAAAGAAATGCgttcttcttccattttctttcgCTCACATGTTTCCATGTGGCCATTTATGGACACGGGGGATCTAAAACATCCAACTGCGGGTctcagctgtgtgtgcgtgtgttgcaTGCGTGTTGGGGTTCCCACAGCCGGCATGCAAGAGATCAACCTCCCTCTGACCCAAGAGGCCTGCAGAGACGGACGGGGAGACTGGCTGAACTCGATGACAGTGAGCAGAGCAGCAATAGGACAGGCTCGGAGACAAATTGAGCGACAAGGAAAAACACACGGGCAGGCATGAGCTTTGATGTGATGGATTTCTAATCGTGGCTTTACACGTGTGGGAAagttcacagacacacacagacagacagacacacacagagagagttgcTACAACTTTCTCAGCTTAAGAGGGCTGAAATAAATAAGATCTTTACATAAACTTCTATTTCAAATTTCAGTCTGACTTCCTTAATTGTGCTTTTTTATAagaaaaattcaaatattttacaacttaaAGTTCCAAATTCTTTTCAATCTTAGCCTCTTTGGAAATTATGCTTTATATCAGCTTGTGGTGCTACAgtaacttcatttaaaaaaacattttctagcAATCACATAAGTCTTTACAAGCAAACTGGCTTATTAAATCACTGGGTTGAAACTCTCTTATAAGAATTAAGTAACCACAAGTTCAGTATGGATTTTTGAATGGCTGGAGCAACCCAATCCAGCTCTTTAATACAGTACGGGACGTTAGTATTCAAGTATGCAGAGCACATGTCCCTTTCCCATCACACTCATTGTTTTGtccttgttatttttgttttttaaagtttgattcAACATCTGGTCACAGGCGGTGGTGCACTGACTACAATACACCTACTGTGATTTTGAAGATGAGAGTTCCCAGAATTTGGCCATATTCCTTCCCTCTCTGGAGAAATactccctctttttctcacGCACAGAATCGTTTGATGCACGCAAAAGAACTAAACTTGGATCAGGGCTTCATCCAAAAGGGACGTGAAGATCTAAATAGTTGATAGTATTCAAGCCAAGAGAAGAGTATTAACTCCCGtgtctttcttctctgttcCTCTCAACCTCACCCTTTCTTTCCCTTCACCCTTACTTTAAAAACTTTCACTTTCTTCTCTCACTACCTTTTCTCTCCGCATTTCTGTCCACTTCCCATCTTCCTCTTGatttttctccttctccctctgccCAGTTGTTACAGGTTGCCTTGCAGAAAGCCCCAACGTGTGTGCCAGGCGGGTTTTTACTACAGCCACCAAGTCTGCCAGTGCATTCCCAACTACATGAGGCCTGAGTGgaattaaccaatcagagacagGAGGAAATAGACTGCAGGTGAAGCCACTTATTGCCTGAAAACAGAGGGACAAGAAGGACGTGCGTCTTGACAGGAGGACAGGAGGGTGGAactacacatttacatgtactggactacaacagcagcacatgGAGGAGTTTTATTAGTTCTGTCTATGCGCTAATTCTGTCTGCAAGAGGATGGCGGTGCTGAAATAAAAAGGCCAAAACAGCCATCCCATATGCAACAAAACTCATATGAAATTGAGTAATTTCAGCCAAAGAGAGATATCTGACTTTCTGGGACTCTAATAACTTCAATGACACCTGCCTAAAAGCATGACAGCAAGGTGGGATGGACCGATCAGACTCTAAACCAGCATTCATCCCCGCCACAACGTGTTTGAGCAAGATATTCAACCAGCGGCCCgatgcacacacaccacccaTGTGAAATGGAAAGTGGAATTTATAATAACAGACcagactcttttctttttttcttttagatgaaCTAAGCTGTAGGCACTTTGGCAGTCTTGAGTCGTGAGATGTTTGAGAGGTTGAAGGATTTTTATTGCAGAAATCATGTAATGTGATGTAGCCGGGGCCTTATATTTCCCTTCATTTCTTTTAGCCGAGGCGGAAATGGGGACGACGTGTTTCGGTGGTCTATTCAGAGCGACTATATTGAAAGGGATGGAGTGAAGGTCTAGTTTCATCTTTGTCTCATGTTTAACACAAAGGAGGTTTAATGCCAGACCCTGTTTGATTGAACGCTAACACTCCCAAAGAGCTATTATATCCTCCAGTCTCTACTTGCCTCTACTGTAGCGCTGCTCTCTGAAGGTTTCACTCATATGTGGCTGAAACTGATCACAATCGATGGTAACACTTGGGTCTCTGGATCTTCTGGTAATTTAACTTTTACACACTCTAAGTAATATTATTTGTAAATATTGAAATCTTTTGTCATATTTAAAACTGATATTTTGAAGACCGAATCTTGTGTGgttgtaaaatactgtatttaagtCCCAATTAATGACTAttgttttgcattaaaacaaTTGACATGCCGTTGTACTCTGTTGTAATTATTATGGAGAAATTGaattttctttgtaattgtCCATTTTGCCTGCACTGCGAGATTATTTGTAACAGTTCATTTAGGCTATACTATACAGctttaagaaaaacaatgattttaGGGCACactaaatacattaaatgttaGGATGATTTATTGAAGAGTAGAGACGATTGTAGTGTTTGTGCTACATGGATGTAGAGAAAAACTGAAACCCGCTactattaaatatttaaagtagttttgaaGTATTGATTAAAAGCCTTGTCTGACAATGTTTGTTTCCCAGTTCTGTTAATgttgcaaattatttttttggtgTTACACTGGCAGTGGTATGTGAATTCTGGTGCACACCAAATATCatttgtttaagttttttttttttttttacatccaaacTGTCcaatgttgtcaaaacccaTAATTTACAAGTAATATGTGTTATTGTAGAATGTAACTACTCtgcatgttttccaaaaatataaaacgtTTATTATGATAATCACACATAAAATGAGAAATTTGTCactgctcctttaaaaaaacaacagtattgCATGTGAGTTCTCTGGCAACTAGAGAATAAGAAATGCCAGTTACGTTGTTCATCTTTCTAATGACGGTCTTGTGTAAAATACCTCcaccccacagacacacacatatatacacacacctcTGGGAGGGAACTTGAGTCTTCCTAAGGTTTCCcgtttcttcttctccctcctctttgGCAGTCCCTCGCTCCCTCTGTCTGCGTCTACCACAATAAACAATATTGACTCAGAGGGAAAACAAAGAGATCGCCTTTCTGTCTGGCCTATGTGACCGTCTGCCTCATTAGTTGACCGTCTGATCTGTGTGCATCATTAGCTGATTACAATGATTAATGGATGAGCTGTAGCCTCGGCAACCTGAAACCTATTTAATCTCCACTGTTCGTTGTGAACATGGACTGTGCCAAGTCAATACATTATACTCAGCAAGGTTAATATCCCCTGGCAGACATGCAACTAACTTGATAGTAATGCTAGAAAATGTGCTCGTGTTGGCAGAAATGTACCCTGAAATGTCAGAAGTTTCAGGTAGTGAGGGTCTGAGGCCGAGGCTACAGCTGGTGGAGGTTCAGCTCCTCTTCAAATCAGgagaatgcaaaaaaataaatcaatataaaGGTTTAAAACTTTGAACCTTTCATTGCAAGGTTAGTCACAATTGGCAATTCAATTCCCCTTTTTAGTTTTAGCTTTTAAGTAGTTTCAGCTGTTGAATATCTAACACAAACCAAAGGCTGGCAAAAAGTGAGCTTTCATATCAGTCTACATAAGTCATTAAACTTCTTCTCCAATACTGCTGTCTTATCTGTTGCCAGTGCACTGAATAACTTACTTTCTACTTTTGGAAATAAACATTCCTCCTCTGATGAAAACAGGAGCTTCTCTGGTGAATTGGATCGTTGGTCATTTTAAGGGCAAACTGAGTAGATGCCATTCgaaataagttttatttttacaagaaCAAAATATAAACCCAGCTCTGACATCCCCTTTTATAATAAGTCACTGAAACTcttaatatatttacaaaaagattttaaaaaagaaaaaagaaaaaaaaaagacttaaataaATATAACCTGCCGCTGCTCATGAAAGACGGATGAAGTCTCCGGGTAACACTTACAAACTGGTTGTTTATGACTCTCTCTTTGAAGGAAAGAACATTCAACCTAAAAGAGAAATCACAATGTTTCTGTGGTCTTAGACAGTTCAGTAGATAAAATCTATGTTTAAGTGAGAAACTATAGGAAGCAAGAATGTCAGCTGCTCCACTGAGAGCAAATAATTAACTGAACCAGTTCAGTGTGACAGAAACCAGCAAAATATCAGCGGGATACTGGcacattttgttgttggtaGCAGGACGTGAAGCCATTTCTTAAGTCCATCCAGTGATAAAATACAGTGGAGCAGCTTTTTATGTAGAAATCCTGCTGTTGCAAAACATATTACAAAACTTATGTTTTgcaagaggggaaaaaaactaaaacaaatccGTTAACCTAAAGAGATTGGTGGACACTGCGCCCTACTGGTTATTTATGGTGAggacacacacgtacataaTCAACCCCATAGGGATATAAGAAATACAATTAGTATTTAAAGAAGAgttatacattacattttcccAAAGAAGACTCTGATACAACTTTGCAAATGTAAGAAAATTATATGCAACCTCAGGATGTTAAAATAGCATGACGTGTAAGATGCTTCAGTCGTTTCACAATCTCCGCCACGTTGAGTTTAAGCAAAATGAAATTGTATGAAAAGAGTGCAAAAAGCAAATAATGGCATTATATGGCTTACTGATGTGAAAAATATGTATCCTAGTGATAGCAGGAGCAGCCTTGTCATCTGGcgcaagtgtttttttttcacagctttCAAGAGTTCAGTCTTTAAGCCACAATTGTTAATCTCCATACCAGGTGAAGCAGCTGGAAACAGCACGGCGGTTCCAGAGCAGGCACTTCAGTACTAGCTGTTCTGCGGTCTGACTGGGATTCAGTTCAGTTGTCTTTTGTCAAACGGTTGTCTCGTGTTCTGACTGCTCCTACAGGCACGTGCTGCGGTAAAAGTCAGGTATTCCTGTCAGTTCCCAGGTTCCAGATGCCT encodes:
- the LOC117939671 gene encoding vascular endothelial growth factor C-like; translated protein: MWIPALLLWILNISNLCSGQDYTDYYQTGDMGTEAPVLSDDQASLESVTSVDQLIQLLYPKYTLLQHCLTKKSWHASSSPSFSTSSANPLVHSKDEDLWGQPREEALFKMDRTLEVILEEIQRTSCQPREVCVEVAKEYPESTSQFYLPRCVALHRCGGCCTNEAFYCTNTSHTFVNKTLMELSPPRMDRSVVMVSFVNHTSCECLSKRPLHSIIRRAASDHLCSPPEVPCASGSLWDPTNCVCVSADTLNYSERETEALDSGLLALCGPNRILHESTCECVCRNGLTEDSCDPGWKLDHNTCECQCEGQGEGKWCPTGQRWDAELCGCVCAAECPGNQPLNPDTCLCQCRESAKSCLRQGKRFNPTSCSCYRLPCRKPQRVCQAGFYYSHQVCQCIPNYMRPEWN